One genomic window of Kosmotoga olearia TBF 19.5.1 includes the following:
- a CDS encoding biotin--[acetyl-CoA-carboxylase] ligase — MKVGEKLISFSVLESTNKYAISNIDKLPSGSVVWALEQTGGYGRFKRRWISPKGGLWFSVVFKPRLLRDPNLYTKVISVAVVETLQRIGCPAKIKWPNDIVVSDRKLAGSLTEVIFKGTRIAGIVAGIGLNVNNDLPEELKETGISLKDVIGKEMDVSLLLAILLKKIDALRSRYVMKKKSGYLTRRWKKYLAYREGDVVAVSLNSGMKIKGTILKIASDYMTIMDERGDVHKIRSGEFIS; from the coding sequence ATGAAAGTAGGAGAGAAACTGATATCTTTTTCAGTACTTGAATCCACCAACAAATATGCCATTTCGAACATAGATAAGCTGCCGTCCGGAAGTGTTGTTTGGGCTCTGGAACAAACGGGTGGATACGGGAGATTCAAGAGACGATGGATTTCCCCAAAAGGGGGACTGTGGTTCTCGGTAGTGTTCAAACCACGCTTGTTAAGGGATCCAAATCTCTACACCAAAGTCATCTCAGTTGCCGTTGTCGAGACCCTTCAGAGAATCGGCTGCCCGGCAAAAATAAAGTGGCCAAATGATATTGTTGTTTCCGACAGAAAGCTGGCAGGAAGTTTAACAGAAGTGATTTTCAAAGGCACCAGAATTGCCGGTATCGTTGCGGGGATCGGTCTAAACGTGAACAATGATCTGCCCGAAGAATTGAAAGAAACGGGTATTTCCTTGAAAGATGTTATAGGAAAGGAAATGGATGTATCTTTGTTGCTGGCTATTTTGTTGAAAAAAATTGATGCTTTGAGGAGCCGATATGTAATGAAAAAAAAGAGCGGCTATCTAACGAGAAGATGGAAGAAATATCTGGCATATCGCGAAGGTGACGTAGTTGCTGTTAGTCTCAATTCCGGAATGAAGATAAAGGGAACGATATTGAAAATAGCCTCAGACTATATGACAATTATGGACGAGCGTGGAGACGTTCATAAAATAAGGTCAGGAGAATTCATCTCCTGA
- a CDS encoding S4 domain-containing protein: MRVDLFLKKNRIIKRRTLAKQAVEKGYVLKNGHTTKPGVALKPGDELKVIFSNRVISLKVTEDFSAEIIEEVRR, encoded by the coding sequence ATGAGGGTAGATCTTTTTCTTAAAAAGAACAGAATCATAAAAAGAAGAACCCTTGCCAAGCAAGCGGTTGAAAAAGGCTACGTTCTTAAAAACGGCCACACAACCAAACCCGGAGTAGCCCTGAAGCCCGGAGACGAGCTAAAAGTTATTTTTTCAAATAGAGTTATATCGTTGAAAGTTACCGAGGATTTCAGTGCAGAAATCATCGAAGAGGTCAGGAGATGA
- the smpB gene encoding SsrA-binding protein SmpB, translating to MKIVATNKKARFQYHILETYEAGIQLLGTEVKSLRNGSASISEAFCKFEDGELFLINANISQYSHGTHWNHDPLRKRKLLMHKRELLRIAQKVKERGLTLIPTKIYFNDKGIAKVEIALAKGKRLYDKREDIAKRDLERRLKRRVDY from the coding sequence ATGAAAATCGTCGCTACAAACAAAAAAGCACGCTTTCAGTACCATATTCTCGAGACCTATGAAGCAGGTATACAGCTACTGGGAACCGAGGTTAAATCCTTAAGAAATGGTTCAGCTTCCATATCGGAAGCTTTCTGCAAGTTTGAGGACGGAGAGCTCTTTCTAATAAACGCAAACATTAGCCAGTATAGTCATGGAACACACTGGAACCACGATCCTTTAAGGAAAAGGAAACTTCTTATGCATAAAAGGGAGTTGCTTCGAATCGCTCAAAAAGTCAAAGAACGTGGATTGACACTGATACCTACAAAAATATACTTCAACGACAAAGGTATCGCGAAAGTGGAGATTGCCCTGGCAAAAGGAAAACGGCTTTACGACAAACGTGAAGATATAGCGAAGCGTGATCTGGAAAGGCGTCTTAAAAGGCGTGTTGACTATTGA
- the uvrB gene encoding excinuclease ABC subunit UvrB: MRFNLKAPFEPRGDQPEAITRLVEGLRRGDRFQTLLGVTGSGKTFTMASIIERVQQPALVISPNKALVAQLYREFRSFFPENRVELFISYYDYYQPEAYIPTKDLYIEKDADINDLLARMRISALKSVLTRKDVVVVASVSAIYASGDPRDFQELNISLEIGQRIPRNELALKLASIQYSRSEDISSGGVFHLRGDVVEIFPPYEDYGIRIYFFDDEIERIISFDPMNRKTLEEFDRIIIYPAKEFVTTEEKIKHAVKEIERDLELRAKELEKNGKYLEAQRLKQRTLYDLEMLTTLGYCSGIENYSRYFDGRKPGEPPYTILDYFDKSEMIVFLDESHITVPQIRAMYHGDHSRKKNLVEYGFRLPSAFDNRPLTFEEFLESVGQIIFVSATPGDYELSVSTQIVEQLIRPTGLIDPEVVVKPTQNQVDDFIEEVQKVIERGERALVTVLTKKAAEMFSAYLNELGIRAEYLHSELDTVERVEVLKKLREGSVDVVVGVNLLREGLDLPEVSLVAIMDADKEGFLRSETTLIQTIGRAARNINGKVLLYADRITNSMKRAIEETNRRRMKQLMYNIEHDIKPESIVKPLYENIFEEFADNEEKIEIAKNTYLDGILALKEDLEAEEYLALLEEEMWRASSELRYEDAAMLRDEMLRIKRETKKDNI, encoded by the coding sequence ATGAGGTTCAACCTGAAAGCTCCCTTTGAACCAAGGGGGGATCAACCCGAGGCGATAACCAGGTTGGTGGAAGGTTTAAGGCGAGGAGACAGGTTTCAAACTCTCCTTGGAGTCACGGGTTCAGGTAAAACCTTTACCATGGCCAGTATTATAGAACGGGTTCAGCAACCGGCTTTGGTTATCTCCCCCAATAAGGCACTGGTAGCTCAGCTTTACAGGGAGTTCAGGAGCTTTTTCCCTGAGAACAGGGTTGAACTCTTTATCAGTTACTATGACTACTATCAGCCAGAAGCCTATATTCCTACCAAAGACCTTTATATCGAAAAAGATGCAGATATAAATGATTTGTTGGCAAGAATGAGAATCTCCGCACTGAAATCCGTGCTGACACGCAAAGATGTCGTTGTTGTTGCCAGTGTCTCCGCTATTTACGCCAGTGGAGACCCCAGGGATTTCCAGGAGCTGAACATATCACTGGAAATAGGTCAGAGGATTCCCAGAAATGAACTTGCCTTAAAACTAGCAAGTATACAGTACTCACGATCTGAAGACATCTCAAGTGGAGGTGTTTTTCACCTCCGGGGTGATGTTGTTGAGATCTTCCCTCCTTATGAAGACTATGGTATAAGAATATATTTCTTCGATGATGAAATCGAGCGAATTATTTCCTTCGATCCAATGAACAGGAAAACTCTCGAGGAGTTTGATAGGATTATCATATACCCTGCCAAAGAATTCGTCACCACCGAAGAAAAGATAAAGCATGCGGTCAAGGAGATCGAAAGAGATCTGGAATTACGTGCGAAAGAACTGGAGAAGAACGGCAAATATCTTGAAGCACAGCGTTTAAAACAAAGAACCCTGTACGATCTTGAAATGCTAACAACCCTCGGTTACTGCTCTGGCATCGAAAACTATTCGCGGTATTTCGATGGAAGAAAACCCGGTGAACCACCCTACACAATTTTAGACTATTTTGATAAGAGCGAAATGATCGTATTCCTGGATGAATCACATATAACCGTTCCACAAATCAGAGCTATGTATCATGGTGACCATTCTCGAAAGAAGAACCTTGTGGAATACGGATTCCGCCTTCCGTCAGCTTTTGATAACAGACCTCTCACATTTGAGGAGTTCTTAGAAAGTGTTGGACAGATAATTTTTGTGTCAGCCACTCCGGGAGATTACGAACTGAGTGTTTCCACTCAGATTGTTGAGCAGCTCATAAGACCAACCGGTTTGATCGACCCGGAGGTGGTTGTCAAACCTACTCAAAATCAGGTAGATGATTTCATAGAAGAAGTACAAAAGGTAATAGAAAGAGGTGAACGGGCACTTGTTACGGTACTGACAAAAAAGGCTGCCGAGATGTTCAGTGCTTACCTCAACGAACTCGGTATAAGAGCTGAATACCTGCATTCAGAACTCGATACGGTTGAAAGGGTTGAGGTACTGAAAAAACTAAGGGAAGGCAGCGTTGATGTGGTTGTCGGCGTAAACCTGCTCAGGGAAGGGCTCGACCTACCTGAGGTCTCCCTTGTTGCTATAATGGATGCGGATAAAGAAGGTTTTCTGCGCTCAGAAACGACCTTAATTCAAACCATAGGAAGGGCAGCAAGAAATATCAACGGGAAGGTCCTGCTGTATGCTGACAGGATAACAAATTCCATGAAACGTGCCATCGAAGAGACTAATCGGAGAAGAATGAAACAACTCATGTATAATATAGAACATGACATAAAACCTGAGAGTATCGTTAAACCCCTGTACGAAAATATTTTTGAAGAGTTTGCTGACAACGAAGAAAAGATAGAAATCGCCAAAAACACCTACCTTGATGGCATTCTTGCGTTGAAAGAGGATCTTGAAGCTGAAGAATACCTTGCACTACTGGAAGAAGAGATGTGGAGGGCCTCAAGTGAACTACGTTATGAGGATGCAGCGATGTTACGTGACGAGATGCTCAGAATCAAGCGAGAAACAAAGAAAGACAACATTTAA
- the pth gene encoding aminoacyl-tRNA hydrolase, producing MVFIGLGNPGPRYVLTRHNVGFLFVDELLKKFQIGSSYRAETYEAFKLKSQSPAIAVKPLTYMNNSGIAVRDLIRDFGLSQNDRLIVIYDDVWIPLGRLRIRERGSDGGHNGVKSIISSLGTQEFSRIRIGIGPKPDDIDMVSYVLGEFTDSELKVLWKVLDLAISAAQEMFAADFKKVMSRYNSIGVE from the coding sequence CTGGTCTTTATTGGACTGGGTAATCCTGGCCCACGTTATGTTCTCACACGGCATAACGTGGGCTTTCTCTTCGTGGACGAGTTACTGAAGAAATTTCAAATTGGAAGTAGTTACAGAGCAGAAACCTATGAAGCTTTCAAATTAAAGTCACAATCACCTGCAATCGCTGTCAAGCCTCTCACCTATATGAACAACAGCGGGATCGCCGTAAGGGATCTAATCCGCGATTTTGGATTGTCTCAGAACGACAGGCTTATCGTAATTTATGATGATGTCTGGATACCACTCGGCCGCCTGAGGATCAGGGAACGCGGAAGTGACGGGGGACACAACGGGGTAAAATCAATCATATCTTCTCTTGGAACCCAGGAATTTTCCAGAATCAGGATTGGAATCGGTCCCAAGCCTGATGACATTGACATGGTTTCCTATGTTCTCGGGGAATTTACAGATTCCGAATTAAAGGTATTGTGGAAAGTTCTTGATCTCGCGATATCAGCCGCTCAAGAGATGTTCGCTGCGGATTTTAAGAAAGTCATGTCCCGCTACAACTCTATAGGGGTGGAGTAG
- a CDS encoding 50S ribosomal protein L25: MHEVRLPAEKRDTSVKAKDLLKNGKIPAVVYGPDVESFPISVDKVEVMRHINHIVETTPIVFEIEENGEKKEYHGFLKAVQRDRVSDAIIHMDFYIPAKGHKMEIHIPIHFIGKAKGVEKGGILEHIITHLPVETLPSTIVEALEVNIEHLDLGDVLRVKDIPLPEGMKVLADPEEPVVVIEVPRSMLAEGTAAEKEEEAEPEVIEKGKKEEEEE, encoded by the coding sequence ATGCACGAAGTAAGGTTACCTGCAGAAAAGCGTGATACTTCTGTCAAAGCAAAGGACCTTTTGAAGAACGGTAAGATTCCTGCTGTTGTCTACGGACCTGATGTAGAGTCTTTCCCGATTTCTGTGGACAAAGTTGAGGTTATGAGACATATCAACCACATCGTTGAAACGACCCCCATCGTTTTCGAGATCGAGGAAAACGGTGAAAAAAAAGAATACCACGGATTCCTGAAAGCTGTGCAGCGTGACAGAGTAAGCGATGCAATCATCCACATGGATTTCTATATCCCCGCAAAAGGGCACAAAATGGAAATCCACATACCTATCCATTTCATCGGTAAAGCAAAGGGTGTCGAAAAGGGTGGTATTCTTGAGCACATAATCACCCATTTGCCCGTTGAAACACTCCCAAGTACTATAGTAGAAGCTCTTGAGGTTAATATAGAGCACCTTGATCTTGGAGACGTTTTAAGGGTCAAAGACATTCCACTCCCAGAGGGTATGAAGGTACTCGCTGATCCTGAAGAGCCTGTCGTTGTTATCGAAGTACCACGCTCTATGCTGGCAGAGGGAACCGCTGCCGAGAAGGAAGAGGAAGCGGAACCTGAAGTCATTGAAAAGGGAAAGAAAGAGGAAGAAGAGGAATAA
- a CDS encoding ribose-phosphate pyrophosphokinase has translation MPFQPNEMKVFSGSSNRQLAEKIAKYIGIDLGKCEVERFADGEINIRVDETVRGHDIFIIQPTCPPVNENLMELLVMMDALRRASAKSITAVIPYYGYARQDRKARGRDPITAKLVANLLTISGASRIMTIDLHAEQIQGFFDIPVDNLWGFPIFKRHLEEKTDISKNNLVVVSPDIGGVKRASKFAERLGVPLAILDKRRPKDNIAEIVHVIGEVENRTAVIFDDIIDTGRSLVEAAKMIKNKGANKVYACATHAVLSGKAKQLISDSPIEKVFISDTIHHPELPEKFEVVSIAGLLGEALMRVRKNLSVSILFR, from the coding sequence ATGCCTTTTCAGCCAAATGAAATGAAGGTTTTTTCCGGTTCCTCAAACCGGCAGCTTGCGGAGAAAATTGCGAAATATATAGGAATAGACCTCGGAAAATGTGAAGTTGAGAGATTTGCTGACGGGGAAATTAACATAAGGGTAGATGAAACGGTTAGAGGTCACGACATTTTTATTATCCAGCCAACCTGCCCTCCGGTAAACGAAAATCTGATGGAACTCCTCGTAATGATGGATGCGTTGAGAAGGGCTTCCGCAAAAAGCATTACAGCTGTGATCCCTTATTATGGTTATGCGCGCCAGGATAGAAAAGCAAGGGGACGGGATCCTATAACAGCGAAGCTTGTAGCAAACCTTCTCACCATTTCCGGGGCTTCAAGAATAATGACCATCGATCTGCACGCCGAGCAAATACAGGGTTTTTTCGACATTCCCGTGGATAATCTATGGGGGTTCCCGATCTTCAAAAGACACCTCGAAGAAAAAACGGATATCTCCAAAAATAACTTAGTCGTGGTTTCTCCTGATATCGGTGGAGTAAAACGCGCAAGCAAATTCGCTGAAAGGCTTGGTGTTCCTCTTGCAATATTGGACAAAAGAAGACCAAAGGACAACATCGCAGAAATCGTTCACGTAATTGGTGAGGTGGAAAACAGGACAGCTGTAATCTTTGATGATATAATAGACACCGGTCGCTCGTTGGTGGAAGCGGCGAAAATGATAAAAAATAAAGGCGCAAACAAGGTTTATGCGTGTGCTACACACGCCGTTTTATCAGGAAAAGCAAAGCAGTTAATCTCAGATTCACCCATTGAAAAGGTTTTTATAAGCGATACCATTCACCATCCCGAACTCCCTGAAAAGTTTGAAGTGGTTTCTATCGCTGGTTTGCTTGGTGAAGCGTTAATGAGAGTAAGAAAGAATCTTTCAGTAAGTATTTTGTTCAGATAG
- the glmU gene encoding bifunctional UDP-N-acetylglucosamine diphosphorylase/glucosamine-1-phosphate N-acetyltransferase GlmU: MTAIILAAGLGKRMKSEIPKVVHSILGLPMINWVLRAVKKAGIENIIVVTGYKAEIVEALLPEDVKTVRQVKQLGTGHAVMVAQDAVMDDEVIVLTGDAPLISPETLINLYKIRREKDYDVVVASTFQEDPTGYGRIVRENGKLRIIEEKDASEEIKRIKEINSGIYVFKSDFLKDALKKINNNNNQKEYYLTDTVALAEKATAHVIEDPTEVLGVNNRVQLAEIQKIAQKKINERLMLNGITIVDPDTTYISPDVEIGQDTVIEPMTFILGKTKIGNNCLIGPMTRIIDSSIDDSVSIIRSEVEQAIIKSGARVGPFSRLRPGTTLLENTKIGNFVEVKKSTIGRNSKAQHLTYLGDATIGEDVNIGAGTITCNYDGVRKHQTIIENNSFIGSNCSLVAPVKIGEGSVVGAGSVITDDVPPYSLALGRGRQVIKEGRYKNKEKGE; the protein is encoded by the coding sequence ATGACCGCAATTATTTTAGCGGCAGGACTTGGAAAAAGGATGAAATCCGAAATCCCGAAGGTGGTACACTCCATTCTCGGTTTACCAATGATAAATTGGGTTCTGAGAGCGGTCAAAAAAGCAGGAATAGAAAACATTATAGTAGTTACAGGATATAAAGCCGAGATCGTCGAAGCACTGTTACCTGAGGATGTTAAGACCGTAAGACAGGTAAAACAGCTTGGAACCGGACACGCTGTCATGGTAGCCCAAGATGCTGTCATGGATGATGAGGTCATAGTACTCACGGGTGACGCACCGTTAATATCCCCTGAAACCCTCATAAACCTATATAAAATAAGGCGCGAAAAAGATTACGACGTTGTCGTCGCAAGTACCTTTCAAGAGGACCCAACAGGATACGGAAGAATAGTGAGGGAAAATGGTAAGCTCAGAATCATAGAAGAAAAAGACGCTTCTGAGGAAATAAAGAGAATCAAAGAAATAAACAGCGGTATTTACGTTTTCAAAAGTGACTTTTTAAAAGACGCGTTGAAGAAAATTAACAATAACAACAACCAAAAAGAATACTATCTAACTGATACAGTTGCCCTGGCTGAAAAAGCCACGGCACATGTGATCGAAGACCCAACGGAGGTCCTTGGTGTTAACAACCGGGTACAACTCGCTGAGATCCAAAAGATAGCGCAAAAAAAGATAAATGAGAGGTTGATGCTAAACGGCATAACAATTGTGGATCCCGACACAACATATATTTCACCTGATGTTGAGATTGGACAGGATACGGTTATTGAACCCATGACCTTCATACTCGGGAAAACAAAAATAGGTAATAATTGCCTCATTGGACCAATGACCAGGATCATCGATTCAAGCATCGATGACAGCGTCTCAATCATAAGGTCTGAGGTGGAACAGGCTATCATAAAATCAGGAGCACGGGTAGGACCTTTTTCAAGATTGAGACCCGGAACAACGCTTCTGGAAAACACGAAGATAGGAAATTTTGTTGAAGTCAAGAAATCTACCATAGGTCGCAATAGTAAAGCACAGCACCTCACATATCTTGGAGACGCTACAATCGGAGAAGATGTAAATATTGGTGCTGGAACGATAACCTGCAACTATGATGGTGTTCGCAAACATCAGACCATCATTGAAAATAACTCTTTCATAGGAAGTAACTGTTCTCTTGTCGCCCCGGTAAAAATCGGCGAGGGTTCAGTTGTTGGTGCTGGTTCGGTTATTACCGATGATGTTCCACCATATTCTCTAGCCCTTGGAAGAGGAAGGCAGGTAATCAAAGAAGGTAGATATAAAAACAAGGAGAAAGGGGAATAA
- the ruvA gene encoding Holliday junction branch migration protein RuvA, with protein sequence MIKGVEGEITEISGNEVTLKAGQFYLNILCSTNTIKELSLSAKVHLLTYLSFSADRAPEIYGFKDRAEYNVFLMLLKANKIGPKMALKILSATSPEMLQKMIASKDISGLSRLPGLGKKTAERLVSELYDLVKDYAVEFPKELSDVSEDAVGALTALGFDMTSAKLAVNEVLKEQTVENTQELVRKALRKLNKTR encoded by the coding sequence TTGATAAAAGGCGTTGAAGGAGAAATAACAGAGATATCCGGAAACGAGGTCACACTGAAGGCAGGACAGTTCTATCTGAACATTCTGTGTTCGACCAATACAATAAAGGAACTTTCACTGTCGGCAAAGGTTCATCTTTTGACGTACCTTTCTTTCTCAGCCGACAGGGCCCCTGAAATATACGGCTTCAAAGACCGTGCGGAATATAACGTCTTTTTAATGCTGTTAAAAGCGAATAAGATAGGCCCAAAAATGGCTTTGAAAATTCTCTCTGCAACTTCTCCGGAAATGCTTCAGAAGATGATAGCGTCAAAAGACATTTCCGGGCTTTCCAGATTGCCAGGATTAGGTAAAAAAACCGCCGAAAGGCTGGTTAGTGAACTTTACGATCTCGTAAAAGACTATGCGGTAGAGTTCCCGAAAGAACTGAGTGACGTTTCTGAAGACGCGGTCGGCGCGCTGACCGCTCTGGGATTCGATATGACAAGCGCCAAATTGGCTGTAAACGAGGTCCTGAAAGAGCAAACGGTAGAAAATACCCAGGAATTGGTAAGGAAAGCTCTGAGAAAACTAAATAAGACCCGGTAA
- a CDS encoding bifunctional folylpolyglutamate synthase/dihydrofolate synthase produces MEYREALEYLYSSRPYGKIKYGLFRIEELMERLGNPQESYPTIHITGTNGKGSVATILKGVLEAHGLHVGMNISPHIVSFRERIQLDNRYITEEEVCETLKEILPAIETMDKKGPEYAPSFFEVVTAMAFHFFRKKKVDVAVIEVGLGGRYDATNIIKKPLVSVITTVSLDHKNILGKNEEKIAIEKAGIIKEGVPVVSGVTRPSIRYTIEEKAGEKNAPSYFLWKDFQVETKELKINENVYNYSGEETYPNLVLSLNGTHQARNLAVAMKTLEIAFNGLKKKIDNAKLRDSLKKTSWPGRFEVLTHKNRKIILDGAHNIDGAYALRNSLEIYFPGQKLDIIFGSLDDKDYESVISILAPISGKVVVTKVPSHRSINPERVREIWKVYHGNVEFITEPDRAFEKFFNSTQNTLLITGSLYLVSYLRNLIVEGVGDIDKRR; encoded by the coding sequence ATGGAATACAGAGAAGCTCTGGAGTACCTTTATTCTTCGAGACCGTACGGAAAAATCAAGTACGGTCTCTTTCGTATTGAAGAATTGATGGAACGCCTGGGGAACCCTCAAGAAAGCTATCCTACCATACACATAACAGGTACAAACGGGAAAGGAAGTGTAGCAACGATACTCAAAGGGGTTCTCGAAGCCCATGGATTACACGTTGGTATGAATATATCACCGCATATCGTTTCCTTCAGGGAGCGAATTCAATTAGACAACAGGTACATAACAGAAGAAGAGGTATGTGAAACCCTGAAAGAAATTCTGCCAGCAATTGAAACGATGGATAAAAAAGGGCCAGAATATGCCCCGAGTTTCTTTGAGGTTGTAACCGCCATGGCCTTCCACTTTTTCAGAAAGAAAAAGGTGGATGTTGCCGTCATCGAAGTTGGCTTAGGCGGTAGATACGATGCAACCAATATCATTAAGAAACCTCTTGTTTCAGTCATAACAACTGTTTCTCTGGATCACAAAAACATACTGGGGAAGAACGAAGAAAAAATTGCTATTGAAAAAGCCGGGATCATCAAAGAAGGTGTTCCGGTTGTTTCAGGTGTAACACGTCCTTCCATTCGATATACAATCGAAGAAAAAGCCGGTGAAAAGAACGCTCCTTCATACTTTCTATGGAAAGATTTTCAGGTTGAGACGAAGGAATTAAAAATCAATGAAAACGTGTACAATTATTCTGGAGAGGAAACGTACCCCAACCTGGTCCTCTCTTTGAACGGTACCCATCAGGCAAGAAACCTGGCGGTAGCTATGAAAACCTTAGAGATCGCTTTTAATGGATTGAAAAAGAAGATCGATAATGCCAAACTGCGAGACAGCCTCAAAAAAACAAGCTGGCCCGGAAGGTTTGAGGTTTTAACCCATAAAAACAGGAAAATAATCCTTGATGGTGCTCATAATATCGACGGTGCTTATGCTCTACGGAACAGTCTTGAGATTTACTTCCCCGGTCAAAAGCTCGATATAATTTTCGGAAGTCTCGATGACAAAGACTACGAAAGCGTGATTTCAATTCTTGCACCTATCTCCGGGAAAGTTGTCGTAACAAAGGTTCCGAGTCACAGAAGCATAAATCCCGAGCGGGTGCGGGAAATATGGAAAGTGTACCACGGTAATGTTGAGTTTATAACGGAACCGGATAGAGCCTTTGAAAAATTTTTCAACAGCACACAAAATACTTTACTCATCACGGGTTCTCTGTATCTGGTGAGTTATCTTAGAAATCTAATCGTTGAGGGAGTTGGAGATATTGATAAAAGGCGTTGA